GGAGTAGTCCGACTGGTGCTGCAACGAGTTCGACGTCCCATGCGGCAAGTGTCTCAAACGTCCGGTTATCGAGTGCGACGACTTTCTTCGGGTCAACTGGGACGTTGACCGTTCCGTGTGCGTCCTTGATTTTGACCGTCTTTGGTGCCTCCGCGTTCTTCTTCGTGTCTGCTTCTCCTGCGTTCCCGCATGCTGCGAGTAAAACAGCAAGCGAACTCACGACGAGTGGTGTTTTCCATTTCCCCATGATGATTCAGCTCCTCTTGTTTAATTTGATAATACATAAATCACGGATTGAGCAGCAGATGGATTATGTATGTCTACGTGATTAATCTGTTCTCAATTAGTGATAATGATTATCATTGTCATGTTCACCGAGAATCATAGCAAACGAATTTGGAAGACGCAACGCTAATTTCCAAGGAATTACCTGGATCATTTTTTTGCTTCTATAAACTATACGAAAATAAAAAAATGATAATCTTTCTCATTTGGATATAGAAATAGGACCATCGGACGCTTTTAAGCAACAGAGGTTTAGACGACTTCAAAAAGAGAAAGTGGTAATATATGTATCAAATTTTCAAATCAGAGACGCTGCAGAAGATGACTTCGAAATGAGGTGCTCTATGAATCAGCCATTTGAAGAATTAAAGATGTATCAAAATTTTGATGAGCTCGCAGATGATGTACTCGATTTCGCAAAAGAGATTTTACCGGATCAGATGTTGTACTTGTCGGCAATCGAAGCAGGGCAACAACGGATGCTGAAGATTGCAAACGATAAAGCGGACATCCCGATGGTCGAAGGGATGCAACTTGAATTGAATCAGTCGTTATGTAAGTTGATTGATTTTGAGACGAAACAACCGGTCGTCTTAGAGAATATTCCAAACGCAGAGCAACTCGGCGATTGGCGAAAGGATCTGGAGGAGGCACATGTCCGCTCCTATCTAGGAATTCCAATCGTCCTGACGAGCGGTGAGACGTTCGGGACATTATGTGCAATCAATAATCAAGTCAGCTTGTATGATCAAAAGAATGTTCAGCTGTTGCAACGCATCGTGCGGTTATTTTTGTATTATTTAGAGCTCGAGCGGTATGCGTGGAAAGACGCGTTGACAGGTTTGTATAATCGACGCTACTTAACGAAACAGTTCGAGGATCATCCAGGACAAGGAGGGGCAATCTTCTTTCTCGATCTCGACGGTTTTAAGCAAGTCAATGATCTGTATGGTCATGAGACAGGGGATATCGTCCTGCAAGAAGTCGCGCAACGCTTGCAACGATTCGTGCGCGAACAAGACGATGCGATGGCGGTACGATTAGGTGGCGATGAGTTCATCTTGCATGTTGGTCATTCGGATTCAAGGGAAGGGTGGGAGCAACTCGCGGATCAGATCGTCACTTCGTTAAGTGAGTGGGAAGCGGACTATCGCGTTTCGACAAGCATCGGAATCGTAATGTATGATGAGTACCGTCCAGAGCTGCAAGCTTTGTTGCAACAGGCAGATGTTGCGCTTTATGCTGCCAAGTCATCAGGAAAGAATACGTATCAGTTTTACGAGTTGGTGAGAGAGTAGTGTCTATCAATCATATGAATATTTATTCCAGTATGTATATTTTTATTATGGTAAAATACAAATAAAAATATAGTACTTGTAAAACACTCATGTAATGTATGAGTGTTTTTTTGTTTTGTAAAAGTAGAGACAGTTTTTTGTCAGGAGCTAGAACAAACTTCAATCGTAAACGCTTACAAAACTAGATCGTTTTCGTTTTATACTGAATGCGTAGGAGGCCTCCACTTATGTTATTGAACGAAAAAAGCAAACGAATCCTTCATGTGATTCTTCATGAAGAGGTCGTACAAATTCCATTTTTATTAACGATTTTACCGTATTCTAAACGAACTTTGGAATATGAAATCGAACGTATTCAGGAATGGCTAGGTTATCATCAATTGCCATTGATTGATGTGAATGGATCGATTTTGACGATTCTATCCGATAAGGGGATCGGAGAAAAATTAGAGAAGGCTGAAATAATCTTTTCAGAAGAAGAGCGTGAGCTGCTAATCATTTTCTATACGATGATGGAGGAAGATTTTGTTTCTTCCGTACATTATCAACAGTTGTTAAATGTATCGAAATTTACAGTGCAAGAAAGCTTAAACGCTGTGAAAAAAGATGCGGTTCAATTTGGAATTACACTTAATTATTCTCGAAAAGATGGATATCACTTCTATGGACATCTTCAAACTATTTATTTGTATATGTATCGAGCAATCGAAAGATTGATTCGACTTTCTACGAAAAACGATTTGATGTCTATGATCATCAACGATTGGTCTGATCGTCTCGTTAAAGCAAAGCGACAAATTGAATCATATGAACTGGAGCAATCCTTTCAATTCGTAGAAGAGCATCGAGAAAAACTTTCTTACTTTTTGATGATGGGTCGTTCGCTAGCAATAAAAGAAATCGTTCCGAGTGAAGAACCATTATTCGTTAAGGATATTGATTCGAAACTAATTTCGTATTTCGAAGAACGGACATTATTCGTTGATACGTTAGATCTCCTTATACAAAGTGGTCCGAAGGTAGAAGAGGAAATTCAGAAGGATTTGCATGTTCGTCTCTCTACGATCATGCATGAAGTGATTACTCATTTTGAAACGATTTCTTGTACTTTCATTATCGAAAAAGAAGCTCTTTGTGAAAAACTAGTACTCCACTCGAAAGCTACAATGCAACGTCTCTATTCAGGTTTGGAATCGTCATCAGAATTAAAGCGTTATGTCATGGAAGAACATCAAGTATTACATGTTCTAGTGTCGAAAGCATTAGAGCCATTCCGCAAGTTGATGAATCAAGATATACCAGATGTTGAAGTCATGTATTATACGCTCCACTTTGCTACACATCTGAATCAGCAAGGGGAGCAACTGGATAAAAAGTTGAAAGCAATCGTTGTCTGTCCAAGTGGGATTAGCGTATCGCATATGCTCGATTACATTCTCAAGAATCAATTTCCGGAGATTGTATTCTTACCGCCCGTGTCACAACGAGAAGTCGGCCAATTCGTAGAAATCGTCGATGTCATTTTTACGACAGTTCCGTTAGAAGAGGGCATTCATTTGCAGGCAGATGTCATGCTAGTGCCTACATTACCAACCCGTTTTGAGCAAATTACATTGAGACGTTCGGTCGAACAACGTTTTTTAAAGCGAAACCAACCTGATGGAGTTCAGCTGGAGGATTTGATTGCTGTCATCAAACAACATGCAACGATCCATAGTGAATCGGCATTACGACAGGAACTGAATCAATTGTTATATCCAAGACAACAAAAACCGCTACAAGGAGGGCAACCGGTGCTAAATGATTTAATTACAACAAACCAAATACAGATGCACCAACGTGTGGATTCATGGATGGATGCCATTCGAGTAGCAGCCAGTCCTTTACTGCTCGAGAAGAAAATCCAACCGACATACATTGAAACGATGATTCAAAACGTTGAAGCTCATGGACCATATATCGTTTTGATGCCAGATGTGGCGATTCCACACGCACGACCGGAAGACGGCGTACTCCAACTAGGAATGAGTATTTTGAAGTTAGAAGAGCCTGTATTGTTTCCGCAAGATAAAGAGGTTCGTCTGTTCTTTGTCCTTGCAGCAATTGATCAAACAACACATCTAAAAGCATTAAGTCAACTGACGAATCTTTTAGGAAATCAAGCAGATGTCACACGTTTGCTAGAAGCAAACTCTGTGGCAGAAATTGAAACAATCATCGAACCATATTCAGAGGAGGACTAAATCATGAAGAAAATTTTAGTAGTATGTGGAAACGGACTTGGATCAAGTTTTATCATGGAACTCAACGTTAAAAAGGCACTTGAACAAATGGGGAAAGAGGCAGATGTTTCTCATACGGATTTATCGACGGCTCAAACAGAACCTGCCGATATTTATTTAGGAGCAAAAGATATCATTGTTTCGCTCGACAACGGTACGCGCGATATCGTTGCTCTTGAAAATGTCATGAATATCGAAGACATTAAGGCACAACTCAGTACACGTCTATAAAATATCACCACATAACAGAAGGGGGGACTGACCTTGCTTGATTTACTTATGCGTGACATTTTAGGGACACCAGCTATCCTACTCGGTATATTTGCTCTTGTCGGATTAATGTTGCAAAAGAAAGATCTTGCGACAATCGTTTCTGGGACACTGAAGACAATCATGGGCTTTATCATTATCGGAGCAGGAGCCGGTGTCATCATCGCAGCACTCGAAATCTTTAGTAAGATGTTCGACCAAGCATTCAGTATTCGGGGAATCATTCCGAATAACGAGGCAATCGTAGCAGTTGCACAAGATGCATTTGGTGTAGAGACTGCAATGATCATGGTGTTCGGGATGGTCATGAATATCATCTTGGCACGTTTCACACCATTCAAGTATATTTTCTTGACTGGTCATCATACGCTCTTTATGGCAAGTTTACTTGCTGCGATTCTTTCAGTTTCAGGATTGAGCGGTGTTCTATTGGTTGTTGTAGGTTCGATTCTACTTGGATTATGTATGGTTCTTTTCCCGGCACTCTTGCAACCGTTCGTGCGACAAATCACTGGTTCTGACGACTTTGCAGTTGGGCACTTTGGTTCTCTTGGATACTTTATTTCTGGAACGATTGGAAAATATGCGGGAAATAAAGAACACTCAACGGAGCAAATTAAGGTTCCAAAACAACTAGGGTTCTTAAGGGATACATCCGTTGCTGTTTCTTTGACGATGACGCTATTGTTTGTTGTCGTTGCATTGTTTGCCGGACCAGGATTCATTGAAAAAGAATTATCAAGTGGATCAAACTATATCGTTTTCTCTATCATTCAAGCTATTACGTTCGCGGCAGGAGTATACATCGTACTTGCCGGTGTTCGGATGCTAATTTCGGAAATCGTACCCGCGTTCAAAGGAATTGCAGATAAACTCGTACCGAATGCAAAACCAGCACTAGATTGTCCGACAGTCTTCCCATTCGCACCAAACGCGGTCATCATCGGTTTCCTATCCAGTTTTGTCGCTGGATTGATTTCAATGTTCTTCTTACCTTTACTCGGATTATCAATCATCGTTCCTGGATTAGTTCCGCACTTCTTTACAGGTGCTGCTGCCGGAGTATTCGGTAATGCAACTGGCGGAAGACGAGGTGCAATACTTGGTTCGTTTGCAAACGGTATTCTAATCAGCTTTTTACCAGCCTTCCTTCTACCATTACTCGGAAATCTCGGTTTCGAAGGAACGACATTCGGAGATTCTGACTTTGCATTCGTCGGAATTTTGATCAGTTGGATTGTTTCTCTATTCAGTTAAATAGGCGTATTGATTACTTAGCTCGTTATAAGAAACTGAGCGATTCATTTCTAATCATCGAAAAAGACCTGATGCTTCTGAACTCATTCAGAAACAGTCAGGTCTTTTTAGTTGCTATGTAGGCGATGGACGATCTGAATGATGTCTTTTTTCGGACGGTCAGGAAACCTGAGACACAACTTTTCGACGCACGTTACAGGATCCTCATTCTCTAACAAGCGAAGGGCTTCCTTGACGACTGGATCATGTGGTTCGTTCACTTCGAAAGTTTTAGCTGTCGAGTCGTTCGAGTGATGGATCAAATAAAACAACAAGGTATGTACAGAAACGAGGACGACTTTCGTCGCGAATGAGATCATGATCGTCTCCGCATAAAGATCCATCCAAAGCAAGACGCTTAAGCTTACTAAAAAGTTCGCTACAGCAAAGAGGACGTTTGAGATAGGGCGCTTAAACAATCCACCGAGCGCACGCATCACTCCGTCGAAGATGACGCTAATAAGTAGACTCGCGAGATAGAAACATAGGAGAAATGCGAGGCAACCGACAAGCGAGGCGAAAGCGACGTCTCCGACGTATAAGATTAGTCCATCGATTAGGAGTAAAGGAAGCACTAAGATGAGACAGAGAAATACAAGCGAGAAGGCAGAAAACAGTCGTGACATCAGATCATCCTTTCCGTGCGACTTGCCTGTTCAGGCAAGAGACGCAGCATACAAACTAGGATACCGCTTAATACAGTGGATTACAATTATTGACAAAAAAGAAGTGTGTTCAGAATGTTTCTCAGTTGAGAGTGGAAATCCTGTCAAAAAGCGGCTTGATGTCCAGTTAACATCTGGATTATCCATTGACAATCCTTACCTTTCCCTCTTACAATTGAAAATGATTATCAATACAAGTTGGGAGTTCTGTCTACTATGAATGTTAACCGTAAAAAACTACTACTTTCTACCGTCTCGATCCTGTCTTTGACATCCATATTGATTGGCTGCTCGAATCCGGGCGAGTCGACAGGAGAGCGAAAAGATAAAGATACAGTGACGCTCGCGTGGCCACGCGATGTCGGAACGATGAACCCGCATGTCTATAACCCATCACAACTGTTCGCGCAATCGATGATTTATGAACCACTCGTCCACTACGGCGAAGGTGGAAAGCTCGAGCCTTACTTGGCATCGTCTTGGAAGATTTCTGAGGACGGAAAAACGTATACATTCACGCTCCGTGACGGCGTCAAGTTCTCGGACGGTTCGACGTTCGACGCAGCCATCGTCAAAAAGAATTTTGACGCGATCCTTAAACAAAAAGCCTTACATAGCTGGCTTGGTTTCATCACAAAAATCGAGAAGACGGAAGCGGTCGATGCGAAGACATTCCGCCTGACATTATCAGAAGCCTACTATCCGACGATTCAAGAACTCGCGGTCGTCCGTCCAGTGCGTTTCCTCGGAGAAGCTGGATTCCCGGAAAACGGTGATACGTCGAAGGGTGTCAAAAAAGAAGTCGGAACAGGGCCTTGGATGCTTGACGAGTACAAACCGGATCAGTACGCAACGTTTAAGGTCAACAAGAACTACTGGGGACCGAAGCCGAACGTCGATCACATTAAAGTCGACATCATCCCGGATGCGGAGACACGTGTCTTAGCACTCGAAAAAGGACAGGTTGATCTGATTTACGGGGAAGGGGCGATCAGCATCGATGCCTTCAACCAGTTGAAGACGGATAAGTCGTATAAAACGCAGATGTCTGAACCAGTCGCGACGCGTCTCCTCGTCTTGAACACGAAAAATAAACGTCTGTCTGACGAACGCGTCCGCCAGGCGCTTCAGCACGGTTTTGATAAAGCCGCACTCGTCGAAGGTATCACGTCAGGACTAGAATCCCCGGCTGATTACCTTCTACCACCGAACATGCCGTACACCTCGAATCTGAAAGTGCAGCAGCGAGATTATGACGTGAAGGAAGCAAACCGTCTCCTTGATGAAGCAGGCTGGAAACTGCCGAAAGGTGAAAAAGTTCGCGTTAAAGACGGTCAACCGTTGCAAATCGGAATGATGTATGACGCAGCCGAACAGGTCCAAAAGGCAATGGCGGAGACACTGCAGTCCGAATGGTCAAAAATCGGTGTCGAGCTGAAAACAGAAGCTGTCGAATTGCCGGATCAAGTCCAGCGTTTCAAAGACAACCGATTTGATATCAACTTCTACAGTAACTTCGGTGCACCGTATGATCCACATACGTTCGTGAACCTGATTGATACGGATGGCTTCGGCTTCAAAGAAGCGATTTCGGCTTATCCGAATAAAGAACAACTCTTGCAAGAGATCAAAGATGTCTTGAAGACGACAGACGAAACGAAGCGTCAGAAGATGTACGCTGACATTCTGCCATCGCTCCAAGATCAAGGTGCCTTGATTCCCATCTCGTACTTGAAGAAGATGGCGATCTATCAATCGGACGTGACAAACTTCCAGTTCCCGGCGAACCGGGACGAAAGTCCATTTGCTCGGATCGGCATCAACTAAAGGAGGGATGACATGGGGGTCTTCCTCGTCAAACGTATATTATCCGTTATCCCGATTTTGTTACTTGCTGTCTTGATTCTGACGGGGCTGATTCATCTGTCGCCGGTTGATCCAGCAGAGGCCTATCTATCTGCTGCTCATATCCAGCCGACAGATGAATTACTCGCTGCCAAACGAGCAGAGTTCGGACTCGATCAACCATTCTACAAACAATATTTCGATGCTGTCATCCGCTTGGCACAGCTTGATTTCGGAACATCCTATCTATCGGGTAAACCGGTCCTTGAAGATGTCTTGCTCCGCTTACCACCAACGGTCGAACTGGCGTTGACAAGTCTGTTACTGGCGCTTGTCATCAGCATCCCGCTCGGATTCCTTGCTGGTATTAAGAAGAATGGCTTTTTTGACCATCTAAGTCGGGGAATCGCCTTCATTGGTGCTTCCATCCCGTCGTTTTGGCTCGGTTATCTGTTCATCTTCTTCTTTGCCGTAAAGCTGGATTGGTTTCCGGTCGGTGGGACAGGAAGCGTCATGCACTTGATCTTACCGGCATTGACACTCGCGTTTCCATTGATTGCGCTGTATACACGATTACTTCGAGGCAGTGTGATTGAAGCATTGAACGAACCGTATGTCTTATTCGCCCGGACACGTGGACTGAAGGAAGGACGGATTCTTGGTAAACACGTCCTTCGGATGGCAATCCCACCGATGATTACAGGTCTCGGGATGAACCTCGGGAAGTTACTGACGGGAACAATCATCGTCGAGACCGTCTTCTCTTGGCCGGGCTTCGGTCGTTACTTCATTGAAGCGATCTTTGATCGAGATATGCCGGTCATTCAAGGGTATGTCTTTCTCGCTGCCCTCGTCTTCATTGGTAGTAGTTTGCTCGTCGACATCATTCAAGCCGTAATCGATCCGCGACTAGCGAAAAAAGGAGGGACGGTATGAATACACCACTTCCAGCAACGATGATTCGGTCGCGGTATACACCGCTTCTCTATCTCTGTGCAGTCGTCTTGATCGGGATGGCAGGCATTGCCTTGTTTGCCCCGTGGATTGCGCCGCATGATCCGAATCTCGTCGACTTGACGCAAAAACTACACGGACCGTCGTCTGCTTATCCGCTTGGCACTGATCAGCTCGGTCGGTGTCTCTTGTCCCGGTTGATTTACGGCGCGCGAATCTCACTCGGCTGTGCCGTCTTGATTTTCATCGCCTCACTTGCGATTGGATTGTTCGTTGGGACACTTGCCGGTTATCGTGGTGGCTGGGTCGACCAACTCTTGATGCGCCTCTGTGATGGCGTGATGGCATTCCCGAGTCTGATTCTCGTTCTCGGTCTTGTCGGTATCTTTGGTCCAGGACTCAAGCAGGTCATCATCGCCTTGATGCTCGTCCAGTGGGTCTATTACGCGCGGATGTTCCGCGGAATGGTCATGACGCTGAAGACGGAAGCATTCATCGCGGCTGCTCGCGTCAATGGATCGTCTTCATGGAAGATCATCCGGACACACATCTTGCCGAATATCTTACCGCCGCTACTTGTCATCGGGACGCTTGAAATGGGCTGGGCGATCATGGATATCTCAGCGATGTCGTTCCTTGGTCTTGGTGTTCAGTCACCGACAGCCGAGTGGGGAGCGATGATTCACGAAGGAAAATCCTATATCCGGACGAACCCGGAACTGATGATTTATCCGGGACTTGCGATCATGCTCGTCATCATCAGCTTTAACATTTTAGGAGAACAGTTAGCCGAACGGTTCGGTGTTTCAAAAACGATGAAATGAGAGGAGGTGCCCGTATCGAACCGATATTAGCAGTTGATGGTCTGACTGTCCGTACGAAACAACAGGTGACGTTGATTGAAGAGGTATCCTTCTCGATCCACGCGGGACAGATTCTTGGTCTCGTCGGTGAAAGTGGTTGTGGGAAGACGGTGACGAGCCTTGCTTTGATGCGTCTGCTTAATCCGCAGACAACGCAGATGACCGGTGATATCACACTGAATGGAAAATCCATTCAATCTTTATCGGAACGCGCTGTTCGGACGATTCGTGGTGGTGAGATTGCCTTCATCATGCAAAATCCGATGAGCGCGTTTACGCCGGTCTATACGATCGGGCACCAGATGATTGAAACGATTCAGACGCACGCGCGTTGTTCAAAGCGTGAAGCGAAACATCAGGCAATGACGGCACTCGAAGAAGTCAACTTGATCGATCCCGCCCGAGTGCTCAAAGCCTATCCGTTCGAACTGAGTGGTGGGATGTTGCAACGGGTCATGATTGCCTTAGCTGTTGCGCTCCGTCCGAGCGTCCTGATTGCCGACGAACCGACGACGGCGCTCGACGTCTTCAATCAAAAGACAGTTCTTGAATTACTCGAACGGATGCGGGCGACTTATGAAACGGCAATCTTATTGATTTCGCACGACCTCGGTGTGGTCGCTGAACTCGCAGACGATGTCCTCGTCATGCAACAAGGTCGGATCGTTGAACAAGCAGATGTCTTTGAGTTGTTTGATCGTCCGCAACATCCGTATACGCAGTCACTTCTCGCACAGCATATCGGAAGGGAGGCGCTTGGGTGAGTCTCTTGCAGATTGATCACGTCTCACACGTCTACAAACGCCGGTTTCGACCAGCACAGACCGTCTTGCAGGATGTCTCGTTGACGCTTGAAGCCGGTCAATGTCTCGGACTACTCGGGTCGAGTGGTGCCGGAAAAAGTACGCTCGGACGATTGTTGCTCGGACTCGAACGTCCTTCAAGCGGAACGATTTGGTTCAATGGTGTCGATTGCCAAGCGACAAAACGTCCCTTTCAAGGTGATGTCCAAGTCGTCTTCCAGGACTCGTTTGCTGCCGTTAATCCGAAGCTGACAGCTGCTGCCATCATCGCGGAACCGCTTGATAACTTTATTCGTTTAAAGGGAGAAGCACGACAACAGCGTCTCGTCACGCTCATTGAACAGGTCGGTCTCAAAGCAGCAGATTTAACGAAGTATCCGTCACAGTTCAGTGGCGGACAACTTCAGCGGATTGCGATCGCACGGGCGATTGCTGCTGAACCACGACTGATCGTCCTAGACGAAGCGGTCAGCAGCCTCGATATGGTCAATAAACGGTTGATTCTCGAGTTACTAGCTGATTTAAAGCGAAAACATGGCTTAACATATGTCTTCATCACGCATGATATCAAAGCAGCTGAACAACTTTGCGACAGCTTCGCGATCTTAGAGCAAGGACGCCTCGTCGGGCATTATCCGAGTCTAGTTGCATTTGATGCTGCGACGGATCCTGCCGTCGAACGGATGCGTCAAGCAAAGCTTGCCGTACATCCAAGGCAACGAACGATTCGTCAAGCACAACCAAACAAAGGATAACGGACTGTGAACTGCTCCGTTATCCTTTTTTGTGCTGTAGAGGTGGATTAGTCCGCTGTTTTTCGGAATCGAAGTGCCGAACAACCAAGTGTGAGAAGAATCCAAACAAGACAAAAAGTGACACTGATCAGATGGGACGAAGAAAAAAACGGCGCAGTTGGCGGTTCCGATAGAAGTGCACCAGGCGTGAAAAATAGAACGTCTGGCAATAACGAAGGAAGTGCGACGAGTAACAAGGAGACGACGAGCGATAAGATGCCAATCGGAACGGCACGTTGTAAATAGGTGCTGATTAGTA
This window of the Exiguobacterium acetylicum genome carries:
- a CDS encoding sensor domain-containing diguanylate cyclase — its product is MNQPFEELKMYQNFDELADDVLDFAKEILPDQMLYLSAIEAGQQRMLKIANDKADIPMVEGMQLELNQSLCKLIDFETKQPVVLENIPNAEQLGDWRKDLEEAHVRSYLGIPIVLTSGETFGTLCAINNQVSLYDQKNVQLLQRIVRLFLYYLELERYAWKDALTGLYNRRYLTKQFEDHPGQGGAIFFLDLDGFKQVNDLYGHETGDIVLQEVAQRLQRFVREQDDAMAVRLGGDEFILHVGHSDSREGWEQLADQIVTSLSEWEADYRVSTSIGIVMYDEYRPELQALLQQADVALYAAKSSGKNTYQFYELVRE
- a CDS encoding BglG family transcription antiterminator, giving the protein MLLNEKSKRILHVILHEEVVQIPFLLTILPYSKRTLEYEIERIQEWLGYHQLPLIDVNGSILTILSDKGIGEKLEKAEIIFSEEERELLIIFYTMMEEDFVSSVHYQQLLNVSKFTVQESLNAVKKDAVQFGITLNYSRKDGYHFYGHLQTIYLYMYRAIERLIRLSTKNDLMSMIINDWSDRLVKAKRQIESYELEQSFQFVEEHREKLSYFLMMGRSLAIKEIVPSEEPLFVKDIDSKLISYFEERTLFVDTLDLLIQSGPKVEEEIQKDLHVRLSTIMHEVITHFETISCTFIIEKEALCEKLVLHSKATMQRLYSGLESSSELKRYVMEEHQVLHVLVSKALEPFRKLMNQDIPDVEVMYYTLHFATHLNQQGEQLDKKLKAIVVCPSGISVSHMLDYILKNQFPEIVFLPPVSQREVGQFVEIVDVIFTTVPLEEGIHLQADVMLVPTLPTRFEQITLRRSVEQRFLKRNQPDGVQLEDLIAVIKQHATIHSESALRQELNQLLYPRQQKPLQGGQPVLNDLITTNQIQMHQRVDSWMDAIRVAASPLLLEKKIQPTYIETMIQNVEAHGPYIVLMPDVAIPHARPEDGVLQLGMSILKLEEPVLFPQDKEVRLFFVLAAIDQTTHLKALSQLTNLLGNQADVTRLLEANSVAEIETIIEPYSEED
- a CDS encoding PTS sugar transporter subunit IIB, whose protein sequence is MKKILVVCGNGLGSSFIMELNVKKALEQMGKEADVSHTDLSTAQTEPADIYLGAKDIIVSLDNGTRDIVALENVMNIEDIKAQLSTRL
- a CDS encoding PTS ascorbate transporter subunit IIC; the encoded protein is MLDLLMRDILGTPAILLGIFALVGLMLQKKDLATIVSGTLKTIMGFIIIGAGAGVIIAALEIFSKMFDQAFSIRGIIPNNEAIVAVAQDAFGVETAMIMVFGMVMNIILARFTPFKYIFLTGHHTLFMASLLAAILSVSGLSGVLLVVVGSILLGLCMVLFPALLQPFVRQITGSDDFAVGHFGSLGYFISGTIGKYAGNKEHSTEQIKVPKQLGFLRDTSVAVSLTMTLLFVVVALFAGPGFIEKELSSGSNYIVFSIIQAITFAAGVYIVLAGVRMLISEIVPAFKGIADKLVPNAKPALDCPTVFPFAPNAVIIGFLSSFVAGLISMFFLPLLGLSIIVPGLVPHFFTGAAAGVFGNATGGRRGAILGSFANGILISFLPAFLLPLLGNLGFEGTTFGDSDFAFVGILISWIVSLFS
- the nikA gene encoding nickel ABC transporter substrate-binding protein; protein product: MNVNRKKLLLSTVSILSLTSILIGCSNPGESTGERKDKDTVTLAWPRDVGTMNPHVYNPSQLFAQSMIYEPLVHYGEGGKLEPYLASSWKISEDGKTYTFTLRDGVKFSDGSTFDAAIVKKNFDAILKQKALHSWLGFITKIEKTEAVDAKTFRLTLSEAYYPTIQELAVVRPVRFLGEAGFPENGDTSKGVKKEVGTGPWMLDEYKPDQYATFKVNKNYWGPKPNVDHIKVDIIPDAETRVLALEKGQVDLIYGEGAISIDAFNQLKTDKSYKTQMSEPVATRLLVLNTKNKRLSDERVRQALQHGFDKAALVEGITSGLESPADYLLPPNMPYTSNLKVQQRDYDVKEANRLLDEAGWKLPKGEKVRVKDGQPLQIGMMYDAAEQVQKAMAETLQSEWSKIGVELKTEAVELPDQVQRFKDNRFDINFYSNFGAPYDPHTFVNLIDTDGFGFKEAISAYPNKEQLLQEIKDVLKTTDETKRQKMYADILPSLQDQGALIPISYLKKMAIYQSDVTNFQFPANRDESPFARIGIN
- the nikB gene encoding nickel ABC transporter permease is translated as MGVFLVKRILSVIPILLLAVLILTGLIHLSPVDPAEAYLSAAHIQPTDELLAAKRAEFGLDQPFYKQYFDAVIRLAQLDFGTSYLSGKPVLEDVLLRLPPTVELALTSLLLALVISIPLGFLAGIKKNGFFDHLSRGIAFIGASIPSFWLGYLFIFFFAVKLDWFPVGGTGSVMHLILPALTLAFPLIALYTRLLRGSVIEALNEPYVLFARTRGLKEGRILGKHVLRMAIPPMITGLGMNLGKLLTGTIIVETVFSWPGFGRYFIEAIFDRDMPVIQGYVFLAALVFIGSSLLVDIIQAVIDPRLAKKGGTV
- the nikC gene encoding nickel ABC transporter permease subunit NikC codes for the protein MNTPLPATMIRSRYTPLLYLCAVVLIGMAGIALFAPWIAPHDPNLVDLTQKLHGPSSAYPLGTDQLGRCLLSRLIYGARISLGCAVLIFIASLAIGLFVGTLAGYRGGWVDQLLMRLCDGVMAFPSLILVLGLVGIFGPGLKQVIIALMLVQWVYYARMFRGMVMTLKTEAFIAAARVNGSSSWKIIRTHILPNILPPLLVIGTLEMGWAIMDISAMSFLGLGVQSPTAEWGAMIHEGKSYIRTNPELMIYPGLAIMLVIISFNILGEQLAERFGVSKTMK
- a CDS encoding ABC transporter ATP-binding protein, with product MRGGARIEPILAVDGLTVRTKQQVTLIEEVSFSIHAGQILGLVGESGCGKTVTSLALMRLLNPQTTQMTGDITLNGKSIQSLSERAVRTIRGGEIAFIMQNPMSAFTPVYTIGHQMIETIQTHARCSKREAKHQAMTALEEVNLIDPARVLKAYPFELSGGMLQRVMIALAVALRPSVLIADEPTTALDVFNQKTVLELLERMRATYETAILLISHDLGVVAELADDVLVMQQGRIVEQADVFELFDRPQHPYTQSLLAQHIGREALG
- a CDS encoding ATP-binding cassette domain-containing protein, with the translated sequence MSLLQIDHVSHVYKRRFRPAQTVLQDVSLTLEAGQCLGLLGSSGAGKSTLGRLLLGLERPSSGTIWFNGVDCQATKRPFQGDVQVVFQDSFAAVNPKLTAAAIIAEPLDNFIRLKGEARQQRLVTLIEQVGLKAADLTKYPSQFSGGQLQRIAIARAIAAEPRLIVLDEAVSSLDMVNKRLILELLADLKRKHGLTYVFITHDIKAAEQLCDSFAILEQGRLVGHYPSLVAFDAATDPAVERMRQAKLAVHPRQRTIRQAQPNKG